A DNA window from Coffea arabica cultivar ET-39 chromosome 6c, Coffea Arabica ET-39 HiFi, whole genome shotgun sequence contains the following coding sequences:
- the LOC140008709 gene encoding uncharacterized protein: MNSGNGMVHSRKPEGCQISRVQELISNGSWRKDLMQTFFSEEDCARIGSIPLSACESKDRLFGEGLSLDSTQSKLVIHAKLIWKAAPVRWDGLLDFRHNFWLWWNGLMDAKERVEGRDHIVLTINILWQVWKSRNGIQFNREGRCSGETVNKAMLEWLEYMNEGSENAFDRKTGEDKAIKDVRWSLPPKGYIIMNTDASLNTQKQRVGRGIVARKDDEGLIGAWTDSEDKLGELAVEEGLAIRQALNIAKQKGWRNVMIQSDCKGIIDKINARKAEDPKIGVILFDILKLRQDLTECSFSFIKREGNFVAHHLAKFSINLMDEIEWQESFPEWLTSLANDDVGASAPAL; this comes from the exons ATGAATAGTGGGAATGGAATGGTTCACTCCAGGAAACCAGAAGGATGCCAAATTTCAAGAGTGCAGGAATTGATCAGTAATGGCAGCTGGAGAAAGGACTTGATGCAGACATTTTTTAGTGAGGAAGATTGTGCTCGGATAGGGAGTATCCCACTGAGTGCATGTGAAAGCAAGGATAGACTGTTTGGCGAAGGTCTTTCTCTGGACAGTACACAATCAAAACTGGTTAT ACATGCAAAATTGATTTGGAAAGCTGCACCTGTTAGATGGGATGGATTGTTGGACTTCAGACACAATTTTTGGCTTTGGTGGAATGGTCTTATGGATGCCAAAGAGAGAGTTGAGGGGAGGGATCACATAGTTCTTACTATAAATATTCTATGGCAGGTGTGGAAGTCCAGGAATGGTATCCAATTTAACAGAGAGGGAAGGTGTTCTGGGGAGACTGTGAATAAGGCAATGCTGGAATGGTTAGAGTATATGAACGAAGGGAGTGAGAATGCCTTTGACAGAAAAACAGGGGAGGACAAAGCTATAAAAGATGTTAGGTGGTCACTACCACCTAAGGGTTATATAATCATGAATACTGATGCCAGTCTGAACACACAGAAACAGAGAGTGGGGAGGGGGATTGTGGCCAGAAAGGATGATGAAGGCTTGATTGGAGCATGGACAGATAGTGAGGACAAACTTGGGGAACTGGCTGTAGAGGAAGGTCTGGCTATCAGACAGGCGTTGAATATTGCAAAGCAAAAGGGTTGGAGAAATGTCATGATACAATCGGATTGTAAAGGAATAATTGACAAAATTAATGCGAGAAAGGCAGAGGATCCAAAGATTGGAGTCAttctttttgatattttaaagCTTAGACAAGATTTGACGGAGTGTTCCTTTTCCTTTATCAAAAGAGAAGGTAACTTTGTAGCTCATCACTTGGCAAAATTTTCCATTAACCTGATGGATGAAATTGAGTGGCAGGAATCTTTTCCTGAATGGCTGACTAGTTTAGCCAATGATGATGTAGGAGCAAGTGCTCCAGCTTTGTAA